The DNA segment GGGTAGTAGGGCTGGGCTTTGGCAggacttgggtgggctcaggcttcggtctccccctcctggggtcgtgtagtaatttttgttgtcagaagggggctgcggtgcaataaagtttgagaacccctgatttagcagacaaaggccaAGCAGGGAGACACCTTTTCTCCAGCCCAGCATGTGGAAGGCAATGAGAGGGTGGTGAGGAGCTTTTGTTAATCTCAACATAGCTGGCATGAATGCTGAAAAATGCATTCTTTgaagatgttttcttttttaagcaaCAGCCTGTCCAAACAATGGGATTATTTGACGAAGTCTGTAAAGTATTGAATGAACTCCCTGACAAGGCTAGAACCTGGGCAAGGTCCCCACTAATCACAAGAATGTAGAGTTTCATTGAACATTCATTTCTTTTGTATGTTTGTGTTGACAGCATTTGCGAAATGTCCTTTTTTCAGCTCAGATACACTTAGTAGAAACTGAGTGGCAAAGAGGATTGGTAATAGTGTCCCACTCTTAAGGTACCAGCTCatcctgggcctgatccaaagctcatgaaagtcaatgggaatggtTCCATAGACTtcacaggctttggatcaggtccactGAGCCTGGATTCGAAGTTGTTACAGTGAGTTGAAGTTGTTACAACCTGATGGCTGTTCAGgggcctgtgtgaaatgacttGGTGGCTCTTGATCCATTTCCTAAGGTGCTTCTGTCACAAAACCTACAACGACCACTACTCATTTTGTTAGCAGTTCCAGCAGCGAGGCTAAGAACTGAACAGTCCATAGAGAAGAAACTGCCCACTTTCCACTAGGGGTGATCCATCTGTGATCTGTCTCAGCCATGGAGGTGCAATTTAAACACATCTTGCATTGCTGCTGCCCGTGTCATGCCTGTTCTCTGAGGTCAAATAGCTGAGTGCTTGTCAGAAACACAAatttaatctgaattttttttccaaaaacaaagGCCCCAGACCTAAACTTTGGGAGCTGGAAGTGCTCAGTCAGcccctggcaggatcaggcccaaaccTCATTCTGATTAAAGCAGGACTTTCTAACGTCTTCAGTTATTTCTCCAGTGCtgttatgatttttattttgtttgtgacTCTATGTAGAAATAAAAAGCATCCAAACCTCAGGCTTTTATCCTGATTCCAGCTCCAATGACATTACTGCTAGTGTTCTCCCAGGTTATTTTATAAAGGCTGGCATAGGAAAGCCCATCAAGGGACGTAGAGCCATAAGATTCAGAATAAAGAAACTTTCAGAAGAAGTGGGCCAGTTTTTTTTGTTAGTGTAAAAGGGCTCAGCTCCAGTCTTTCAGGAGAATTTTGTCCACTCACATAAGCAGAGAATGTGGCCCATTATTGGCAGAATGATGCTGTTTTTAGTGAGAGACATGCACAGAAGTAACACTTTTTTCATATAAGAGGTCTGGCTACAGTAATTGTTTCAGATGTTGCTTTTAAGTGGATGCAGCCCTATGGTGGTGTACAGCTAGCTATGCTTCTAGAAGGTTGCTCTTTTAAAGCAAGTTTCCCTATAAGGTGTTGATTTTTTATAAGATTGGTTCAAGGGGAAAACACAAACTATTTGATACTTAATGCCAGTACCAAAAATGGTTGTTCAAAATATTGCTGGTCAGAGTGCAaatcttgttttgtttatttaggcCTCAAGTCCACAAACACTTTCACATGGACACAGCTTTACCCTCAtgagtgggactgctcacatgataAAGCTAGATACAGgcgtgtttgcaggattggggctttttTCCTGGCTCAGGGAAAATTCCCGTTGGAGTCAATGAGGTTTTGCCTGAGGAaaatgagtaaggactgcaggtcTGTTAACTCCTTTCGTTACCCATAGGGGATCAACCATAGTTAGATTAATTAGAGTGACAGTGCAGTGCGAGGGGAAATGATAACGACAAGCCCAGATATACCCCCATTGCCTTTTCTGGAGTTAGTATGGGGATTCGTattctcattttttgttttttttttaaaggacacaaATAAGACACCACACAAATTACAAGCCAGTTTTGGTAGATTTCTTGCAAAATGTacacatttaaatacatttacagTTTATAAGGTTACAATGTTTACAAACAAAAGTTGCAAAGATGAAACACAGAATATTTCActcttgtaccaaaatcacatatTACATCACAATAACAGTATTGTAGCTCTCATTTAAGACACTGACAGTTTAAGAACTGCACCTCTTTACTGAGGAAACAATTCTACACATATGGAGTTTGCTTAATGATCACATAggctcagatcctgcaaacatgctTGTGTTTAAGCATGAAGTTTTATCTCCAATGGGACTAATCTTGTGCTTAATGTTAACCacatacataagtgtttgcaggatcaaggtcctAGTTTCTCAAGCCTCTGTGTATTGACACCACCACTTTTTTATGTTTACTAAGCAAAGCAAGAACAATATGGATGAAGCCCTATTGCAAAACTACGGATCCAGTTAAATCACAAGTCTCAGCAACAATGGCAAATATTCAGAGTTGACATACACATGTATATTATACGTTTGTGATGGAACCATTAGGCTGTAATTAAGCTTTAGTGTTATACTGCGAGGGAGACTAATGTGTAGAGTGTTTCCTTATTAGTTGGAGGCAGAAAGTAGTTCCTTACGGAGTCCATCAGGGTCGGTAGAAGTGTGCTGAGTTGGTATAAGAGTACTGTCACATGGCCTCGAACTTTTGTCATTGTTTTTAGGGTTTGCATTAGGAACTGTCACACTTACTCAGTTCCTAATCCCTTGTTTCACATACATCTAAGTCAGGAAATCCCAAGTTGTGGAGCGAAAATTAGTCATCCTTCCTCCCCTGGTGATAAAAGTTATGGTGGCTATGGGAGCCATAACCTAGCATTTCTTGATTATTGCATGTAAAGTCTCAGCCATAATATCAGGTTAAGaattttttgcatttctttgtttgtttttaaaataaagaatggtGTTAGTAAATTTAACTGCTGTTGCAAAACCAAACAGATGCATTTTCACATTAAATTGTGCCCCTGCTGAGCACACAAAATTTGATATTGGCAGCAAGACGGACTCAGTAAGACGGCAATCAAGACCTTGCTGAGTCCTTTACATTACTTGTAAAGTGACATCGGAAGAAGCCTACTTGGCCCAACCATATTCTATTCACCATTAATGCTTCCAATTTCAAATTGTGCATGCAAAGCATGTGCCAGAGCAAGTACACATTGTATGCTATAATGATTTCATATTCAAGTAAACATAGACTACGAATGGATTAAGGAGGAGGGATGCTTGGCTGGCCTGAGAGTACAGAGCAATCAAGGTTAAAACTCATCTTACATTGTATTTGAATGCCCAGTGCTTCAGGTGTACATGGATCAGTGTCTATACCTGAAGGACTGTCCCAATTAGAGGAAAATCAAAGATCCCAGTCCATGATTGTTCTAaaccaattttcttcaaacatagCAGGGCAGAGGCTAATTGTCTAAACTGAGGAATTAAGACCAAGGTTAGTTTGAATCTTTAAAAAGAACttaaattttatttcaaacaaattgaaaaaattccttaaataatgaaaaaacaaataaacccaccACTGTTACAATAAGTCAGATGCAGGTATTTTCtttacaagaaaataaataaaagacatttcaacccaaaggtcttttttttttttaagaaaatgtgaCAGGCCTGAAAATGTTTTATGAGGAAAGTTAGTGTAATAGTGGCACAATTCATTATCATCACACAGATCAGTTGATAAGAGACATAAAAATGTGAAGTCTTGTAAAAGAATCCATTAAAAAAGCCAAATCGCACCCATGACGTTCAAATTTGAAGGAAGCGATGACAAAGTCCTACTGGGGGAATGTTCAGGGCACCTGCCCCTAGGAAAAGATGTTTGATAGCACAAGCCATTTGATGCACTAACAGATGCAAACTCCTCTCTTATTTTTGCAGATACATTATACTATAAACTCCTATGCACTAAGGGTTGTTCTCGACCCAAAATGGGAGAACAATTTGTTAGCTGTGCATGATGCCCCAGCATACCCCATCTCCTTCCAAAGTTTGTCTCAAACAACCAGACACTGGTTGTTAATTACCAAATTCCAGTGTTGGCTGTCACCTATTCCTGCCCCAAATAGTTCGGACATCTTTACAATAACAAAACATGCAGCcagaatataaaaatatacatataaaatatagacaatcttgtttgtttttatttaaaaaccaggGTTAACAAATAAGGAGTGTTGAGTTCTGAAATAGTTCTGTAAAATCCTGTACCAGAATCGTCCTAACTGCTTAGACTGATGGCCCGCAGAGTTTAGGTTAGTTAATTTCATTAGCCATGTGTTCACTCGGGTCTGTACAGCGGCAAGGCAGCACATTACAACAGCAGAATTaagcttttttaaattaaaaaaattacaggaaGGGAAGGCTGATTCCTCCTGCTGCTATGGCTAGGGAGATGAAGTCGCTGCTTAAGAAGTTTTGTTTTAAGGGAGTTCTCATTTCTCCACCATCGGATGGAGACTTTATCTTATTCTCTAACGCTACCTAACCAATCCCGTAGGTCATTTTTGGGGCAGCAATAACAATCAAATGAAATAAGCAGGTGCGGGTTTGTAAATAGTCACGAAGTAGTTTTAAAAACCCCTGAGCCCCTGCTCTGTGGTCCACATTCCTGCAGCGACAGGTTAACTCGCGTTCAGGTTACATAGCATACATCTCAAAACAAACCAGCCGGCCGATTTACCGCTCATCCCGGAGGAGGCAGAAGGGCCGGGAAGAGAGACGGCATTCATGCCGGTGGTCCTTTTTGTTTCACGTTTGTCAAAGGCTCAAACAGGGGCGAGCTCCTGGCGCCTTCAGGCGCGCAGCGGGGCTGGTCTTGTCCCGCGCCCTGCGCACAGTCCAGTTCGGAGCTCGCCTCCCCGGAGCCATTTCAAGCATCCCCGGGGAGGGAACCGGGCACAGGGCAGGGTCCAGGGGCTGCTCTGGGTCCGGCGGGGAGCTGCAGCCCGGCTCGGTCCCTGGCCCCTCAGACGTAGTTCTTCTTGTCGTACTCCCCGTTGGAGGTGGGCCGCCGGGTGGAGGCCGAGTACTTGACGGGGAAGGCGTTCTCGCCGTCCccggagcaggagcaggagcagcaaatCAGGCTGCCCCCGAGGAGCAGCAGAGCCGTGGCCGCCCAGCCGATGTAGAGGGCCGCCCCCATCTCCCGCTTCCTGGACTTGGGCACGTTGGGGTCGTAGAAGCCGCTGATGATGATGTTGGCGAACCAGCAGACGGGGATGAGGACCAGCACCCCGCAGAGGATGTACAGGACCCCGCCGGCCATGACGATCCAGGACTTGGCCTTGCCGGCTCGGACGCAGGTGGTGCACTGGGCCCCCACCACGGTCACCATCAGCGCCACCAGCCCCAGCAGGGCCACCAGCACGGTGAGCGCCCGGCCCGCCTGCACCTCGGGGTCCAGCGCCAGGATGGAGTCGTAGACTTTGCACTGCATCTGCCCGGTGCTCTGCACCACGCAGTTCATCCACAGCCCTTGCCAGGTGGTCTGCGCCACCACGATGTGGCCGTCGGCGAAGGCGGACACCTGCCACATGGGCAAGCCGCAGGCCAGGATGACCCCGACCCAGCCCAGgatgcccagccccagccccaggatcTCCCGCGCTGCCGAGCTCATGCTGCTCCTCTGGCTTCACCGGCGGCTCCGCGCTCACAGGCCAGTGGCTTCGCGCTGCCTCGGGAGCGGGCTTGGGTGGCGATTGCCCGCCTGGGGCCCGCTATTTGAAGCCGCAGGGcgggcccctccctccccgcccgccTCCGGCCAGTCCCAGGCAGCGAGGGGCTGGGTGGAAGGAAGCAGGAGCGCGTGTGAATGACAAATGCTT comes from the Chelonia mydas isolate rCheMyd1 chromosome 15, rCheMyd1.pri.v2, whole genome shotgun sequence genome and includes:
- the CLDN5 gene encoding claudin-5: MSSAAREILGLGLGILGWVGVILACGLPMWQVSAFADGHIVVAQTTWQGLWMNCVVQSTGQMQCKVYDSILALDPEVQAGRALTVLVALLGLVALMVTVVGAQCTTCVRAGKAKSWIVMAGGVLYILCGVLVLIPVCWFANIIISGFYDPNVPKSRKREMGAALYIGWAATALLLLGGSLICCSCSCSGDGENAFPVKYSASTRRPTSNGEYDKKNYV